One Vibrio penaeicida DNA segment encodes these proteins:
- a CDS encoding DUF3360 family protein: protein MKFLLLCKCTLRHYRSPSNTVILDNTGIIGNKERSDSLSGIDRFGIPLLAVSVCVGALALVGQLPGIPALL, encoded by the coding sequence ATGAAATTCTTGCTACTTTGCAAATGTACACTAAGGCATTATCGGTCTCCCTCAAATACCGTGATTTTGGACAACACCGGCATTATTGGAAATAAAGAACGCTCAGACTCTCTTTCTGGTATCGATAGGTTTGGTATTCCTTTGTTAGCCGTTTCCGTTTGTGTAGGAGCACTTGCACTAGTGGGGCAGTTACCTGGTATTCCTGCGTTGCTTTAG